One Pseudanabaena sp. ABRG5-3 DNA segment encodes these proteins:
- a CDS encoding ABC transporter ATP-binding protein produces the protein MTKLQGNTEQYNAQDDLEPDYSGDHLMLETRSLTRDFGQMRAVDHVNIQVKAGEVFGLLGPNGAGKSTTIKMLTTLLPPSSGNAAIAGLDLIRHPSEIRRAIGYVPQSLSADGSLTGYENLLIFSKLYDIPRKYRETRIRDVLEFMGLEEAANRLVRDYSGGMIRRLEVAQSMLHQPQVLFLDEPTVGLDPLARSYVWTLVKQLRERYGTTIILTTHFLEEADSLCDRVAIMQAGKVVVTGVPSELKASLNRENATLDDVFIHYTGDQLTTGGGNYRETSRNRRTAQRLG, from the coding sequence GTGACTAAATTGCAGGGAAATACCGAGCAGTATAATGCTCAAGATGATCTTGAGCCTGACTATAGCGGTGATCATTTGATGCTAGAGACTCGATCTCTGACGCGAGATTTTGGACAAATGCGGGCGGTGGATCATGTCAATATTCAGGTCAAAGCGGGTGAGGTATTTGGTTTATTAGGTCCTAATGGCGCTGGTAAAAGTACTACGATTAAAATGCTGACCACGCTCTTACCTCCTAGTTCAGGTAATGCGGCGATCGCAGGATTAGACCTCATCCGTCATCCCTCCGAGATTCGGCGGGCGATCGGCTATGTGCCACAGTCACTATCCGCCGACGGTAGCCTCACGGGTTATGAGAATCTATTGATTTTTTCCAAACTCTATGACATTCCTCGCAAATATCGCGAAACTCGCATCCGTGATGTATTGGAATTTATGGGTTTAGAAGAAGCGGCAAATCGGCTGGTACGCGATTATTCGGGCGGTATGATTCGTCGTTTAGAAGTAGCGCAGTCAATGCTGCATCAACCCCAAGTTCTCTTTCTCGATGAGCCAACTGTCGGCTTAGATCCCCTTGCCCGTAGCTATGTCTGGACATTGGTGAAGCAACTACGGGAAAGGTATGGAACCACAATTATTTTGACAACGCATTTTCTGGAGGAAGCGGATAGTTTGTGCGATCGCGTGGCGATTATGCAGGCAGGCAAGGTGGTTGTCACAGGCGTGCCTAGCGAACTCAAAGCTTCTCTCAATCGCGAAAATGCAACATTGGATGATGTATTTATCCATTACACAGGAGATCAATTAACCACAGGAGGAGGTAATTATCGTGAAACATCTAGAAATCGACGGACGGCTCAACGGTTGGGATAA